The proteins below are encoded in one region of Euzebyales bacterium:
- a CDS encoding adenylate/guanylate cyclase domain-containing protein, which yields MSPGAATRRAGRHAVSGERKVVTILFADIVNSTRVIEDVDPEQAVARLQPVLDAMTAAVHTYDGIVSSVMGDGVLALFGAPVAHEDHAVRAAYAALDMLADVRAATDGTIDIRVGVHTGEVLLRTIETDLSRDYTALGPAVHLASRMERMAGPGQALLTAHSARLTQGFVETECLGAMPVRGFDEPFEVHRLVRRTGVVAVPSADPAAARGVGRP from the coding sequence GTGTCCCCCGGCGCCGCGACCCGACGGGCGGGGCGCCACGCCGTCTCGGGCGAGCGCAAGGTCGTCACCATCCTGTTCGCCGACATCGTCAACTCGACCCGGGTGATCGAGGACGTCGACCCCGAGCAGGCCGTGGCGCGGCTGCAGCCCGTCCTGGACGCGATGACGGCGGCGGTGCACACCTATGACGGCATCGTCAGCTCCGTCATGGGCGACGGCGTGCTGGCGCTGTTCGGTGCGCCGGTGGCACACGAGGACCACGCGGTCCGTGCGGCGTACGCGGCGCTGGACATGCTGGCGGACGTGCGCGCGGCCACCGACGGAACGATCGACATCCGCGTCGGCGTGCACACCGGCGAGGTCCTCCTGCGGACGATCGAGACCGACCTCTCCCGGGACTACACCGCGCTGGGTCCGGCGGTGCACCTGGCCTCGAGGATGGAGCGGATGGCCGGGCCGGGACAAGCGCTGCTGACCGCGCATTCCGCCAGGCTGACCCAGGGCTTCGTCGAAACCGAGTGCCTCGGCGCGATGCCCGTGCGCGGGTTCGACGAGCCGTTCGAGGTGCACCGGCTGGTCCGCCGCACCGGTGTCGTCGCCGTACCATCCGCTGATCCCGCTGCTGCTCGGGGAGTCGGACGGCCATGA